From one uncultured Bacteroides sp. genomic stretch:
- a CDS encoding C4-type zinc ribbon domain-containing protein, which produces MAKEAKNDPKELTVEQKLKALFQLQTMLSEIDKIKTLRGELPLEVQDLEDEVAGLSTRIDKIKSEIDELKSSIAAKKIEIESSKVSVDKYKAQQDNVRNNREYDFLSKEIEFQTLEIELCDKRIKEFAVDEKEKSDELEQSVAILDERKKDLDQKKNELDEIVSETKQEEEKLREKAKVLETTIEPRLLQSFKRIRKNSRNGLGVVYVQRDACGGCFNKIPPQRQLDIRSRKKIIVCEYCGRVIIDPELAGVELEPKVEKVEKTEKAGKK; this is translated from the coding sequence ATGGCTAAAGAAGCAAAAAACGACCCCAAAGAGTTGACAGTTGAGCAGAAACTGAAAGCGTTATTCCAACTGCAAACAATGTTGTCTGAAATAGATAAAATTAAGACTTTACGAGGAGAACTTCCATTGGAAGTACAAGATCTTGAAGATGAAGTTGCCGGTTTGAGTACGCGTATTGATAAAATCAAATCGGAAATAGATGAATTAAAATCTTCTATTGCTGCTAAGAAAATAGAGATCGAATCATCTAAAGTTTCGGTTGACAAGTACAAAGCTCAGCAAGATAATGTTCGCAATAACCGCGAATATGATTTCTTGAGTAAAGAAATAGAGTTTCAGACCCTTGAAATTGAACTTTGCGACAAACGCATCAAGGAATTTGCTGTAGATGAAAAAGAAAAATCGGATGAGCTGGAACAAAGTGTTGCTATTTTGGACGAGAGAAAAAAAGATCTTGATCAAAAGAAAAATGAACTAGATGAGATTGTCTCAGAAACAAAACAAGAGGAAGAGAAGCTGAGAGAGAAAGCTAAGGTTTTGGAAACAACCATTGAACCTCGTTTGCTTCAGTCATTTAAACGTATTCGTAAGAATTCACGTAACGGATTGGGCGTTGTGTATGTGCAACGCGATGCTTGTGGCGGTTGTTTTAATAAAATTCCACCTCAGAGGCAATTGGATATTCGTTCTCGTAAAAAAATCATTGTTTGCGAGTATTGCGGTAGAGTAATTATCGATCCGGAATTGGCTGGCGTTGAATTGGAACCAAAAGTAGAAAAGGTCGAAAAAACTGAAAAAGCCGGGAAAAAATAA
- a CDS encoding type I restriction enzyme HsdR N-terminal domain-containing protein: protein MLSLNLPVFDTKIASSNGKNVIFDIIRKRYVALTPEEWVRQHFVHFLIAYKKYPASLMANEVELKLNDTKKRCDTVLYSRDLSARMIIEYKAPHIEISQSVFDQITRYNMVLKVEYLVVSNGLQHYCCKVNYENQSYIFLEDIPNYNSL, encoded by the coding sequence ATGTTATCGTTAAACTTGCCTGTATTTGACACAAAAATAGCTTCGAGTAACGGGAAAAACGTTATTTTCGATATAATTCGTAAGCGATATGTAGCATTAACCCCCGAAGAATGGGTGCGGCAGCATTTCGTCCATTTTCTTATTGCCTACAAAAAATATCCGGCATCACTAATGGCAAATGAGGTTGAGCTAAAATTAAATGATACAAAGAAAAGATGTGATACAGTGTTATATTCGCGTGATTTGTCCGCCCGCATGATCATCGAGTATAAAGCGCCACATATTGAAATTTCACAGTCTGTTTTTGATCAGATTACGCGTTATAATATGGTTTTAAAAGTAGAGTACCTGGTAGTAAGCAATGGCCTGCAACACTATTGTTGCAAGGTGAATTATGAGAATCAAAGCTACATTTTCCTCGAAGATATTCCCAATTACAATTCATTATAA
- a CDS encoding AMP nucleosidase: MKTKQEIVSNWLPRYTKRNLEDFGEYILLTNFDKYVEIFAEEFSVPILGKDANMISASAEGITIINFGMGSPNAAIIMDLLGAITPKACLFLGKCGGIDKKNKIGDLILPIAAIRGEGTSNDYFPAEVPSLPAFMLQRAVSSAIRDHARDYWTGTVYTTNRRIWEHDDDFKNYLKTTRAMAVDMETATVFSVGFANHIPTGALLLVSDQPMIPEGVKTDKSDNIVTQNYVKEHVQIGIASLRMIIDEKKTVKHLKFDW; this comes from the coding sequence ATGAAAACGAAGCAAGAAATCGTGTCTAATTGGCTTCCTCGTTATACAAAACGTAACCTGGAAGATTTCGGAGAATATATTCTGTTGACTAACTTCGACAAGTATGTAGAGATATTTGCTGAAGAATTCAGTGTCCCTATTTTAGGCAAAGACGCTAATATGATATCGGCTTCTGCTGAGGGCATTACAATTATCAATTTTGGTATGGGTAGTCCTAATGCTGCAATCATTATGGACTTATTAGGCGCAATCACTCCTAAAGCCTGTTTGTTTTTAGGTAAATGTGGTGGCATCGACAAAAAAAATAAAATCGGAGATTTAATTCTTCCTATTGCTGCTATTCGTGGTGAAGGAACATCTAATGATTATTTTCCTGCCGAAGTTCCGTCGCTCCCTGCATTCATGCTACAGCGTGCTGTCTCTTCTGCTATACGCGATCATGCACGAGATTATTGGACAGGAACTGTTTATACAACCAACCGTCGTATTTGGGAACACGATGATGATTTTAAAAATTATTTGAAAACAACACGTGCCATGGCTGTAGATATGGAAACAGCTACGGTATTTAGTGTGGGTTTCGCCAATCATATTCCAACCGGGGCTTTACTACTTGTTTCAGATCAGCCTATGATTCCAGAAGGAGTTAAAACTGATAAAAGCGACAATATTGTTACTCAGAACTATGTAAAAGAACATGTACAGATAGGCATTGCGTCTCTGCGAATGATTATTGATGAAAAGAAGACTGTAAAACATTTGAAATTCGACTGGTAA
- the holA gene encoding DNA polymerase III subunit delta, with protein MAKQELTCNDILKELKAKQYHPIYYLMGEESYYIDLIADYITDNVLTETEKEFNLTVFYGADVDVATVINTAKRYPMMSEHQVVVVKEAQTIRNIEELAFYLQKPLSSTILVICHKHGVLDRRKKLAAEIEKTGLLFDSKRIKEAGLPAFITSYLNRKGVDIEAKSSAMLADFIGTDLSRLTGELEKLIITLPLGQSRITPDQIEKNIGISKDYNNFELRSALVEKNVLKANKIIKFFEENPKANPIQMTLPLLFNFFSNLMLAYYAPDKSDMGIATMLGLRTPWQAKDYMAAMRRYSGVKTMQIISEIRTADAKTKGVGNGSMKDGDILRELVFSILH; from the coding sequence ATGGCAAAACAAGAATTGACTTGTAATGATATACTGAAAGAATTAAAGGCGAAACAATATCACCCCATTTATTATTTAATGGGAGAGGAATCTTACTATATAGATTTGATTGCTGATTACATTACAGATAATGTCTTAACAGAAACCGAAAAAGAATTTAATTTAACGGTATTCTATGGAGCTGATGTGGATGTAGCCACTGTTATAAATACGGCTAAACGATATCCTATGATGTCTGAACATCAGGTAGTGGTGGTCAAAGAAGCTCAAACAATCAGAAACATTGAGGAACTGGCTTTTTATCTGCAAAAACCACTGAGCTCTACTATTTTGGTTATTTGCCATAAACATGGAGTGCTTGATAGAAGAAAAAAATTAGCGGCTGAAATAGAAAAAACCGGACTGCTATTTGATTCGAAAAGGATAAAGGAGGCTGGCTTACCGGCTTTTATAACTTCATATCTCAATCGTAAAGGAGTAGATATAGAAGCGAAATCAAGTGCAATGTTAGCTGATTTTATAGGGACTGACCTCAGTCGGCTTACCGGCGAATTAGAAAAATTAATTATAACTTTACCTTTAGGGCAAAGCCGTATTACGCCCGACCAGATAGAGAAAAATATTGGCATAAGTAAGGATTATAATAACTTTGAATTACGTAGTGCATTGGTCGAAAAAAATGTACTGAAAGCGAATAAGATAATTAAGTTTTTTGAGGAAAACCCTAAAGCTAATCCTATTCAAATGACATTGCCATTGCTATTTAATTTTTTCTCAAATCTCATGCTTGCTTACTATGCTCCTGATAAATCGGACATGGGTATTGCCACAATGCTAGGTCTAAGAACGCCTTGGCAGGCGAAAGATTATATGGCTGCTATGCGCAGATATAGCGGGGTAAAAACGATGCAAATTATTAGTGAAATAAGAACAGCCGATGCAAAGACGAAAGGCGTTGGTAATGGTTCTATGAAAGACGGGGATATTCTCCGTGAATTGGTTTTCTCTATTTTGCATTAA
- a CDS encoding helix-turn-helix transcriptional regulator: protein MEIKDRIKVIMERENLAPGTFAENIGIQQSTLSHILNGRNNPSLDVIMKVHQRYNYINLEWLLYGIGNLAEKGSSTTDYLPSLFDENLLNSTQRSDDPEYRKEIAFKTSENAAKETVKQEIRYIERPLRKITEIRIFFDDNTYETFKGEK from the coding sequence ATGGAAATTAAAGACAGAATTAAGGTTATAATGGAAAGAGAGAATTTAGCTCCGGGTACCTTTGCCGAGAACATAGGTATACAACAATCTACTCTTTCTCATATTTTGAATGGGCGTAACAATCCGAGTCTGGATGTTATAATGAAAGTGCATCAAAGATATAATTATATAAATTTAGAATGGCTATTGTATGGAATTGGCAATCTTGCCGAGAAAGGTTCTTCTACAACCGATTATTTGCCTTCTCTATTTGATGAGAATCTCTTAAATTCAACTCAGCGGTCAGATGATCCGGAATATCGCAAGGAAATAGCCTTTAAAACTTCTGAAAATGCTGCTAAAGAGACTGTAAAACAGGAAATTAGATATATAGAACGACCTCTAAGGAAAATCACTGAAATAAGAATTTTTTTCGATGACAATACATACGAAACGTTCAAAGGTGAAAAATAA
- a CDS encoding dihydroorotate dehydrogenase electron transfer subunit: MKKFILDLIVTENAKLSENYVLLKMTAQSPLPDMLPGQFAELLIDGSQKTFLRRPISVNFLDRKRNEVWFLIQIVGDGTKHLAEVTPGNKVNVILPLGNSFTMPLKPSDKLLLVGGGVGTAPMLYLGEQLAANGSKPTFLLGARSDKDLLQLDKFAAYGTVYATTEDGSYGEKGYVTQHSVLNEREFEQIYTCGPKPMMMAVAKYAKNRNIACEVSLENTMACGIGVCLCCVENTTEGHLCVCKEGPVFNINKLLWQI, translated from the coding sequence ATGAAAAAATTTATTCTAGACTTGATTGTCACAGAGAATGCTAAGTTGAGTGAAAACTATGTATTGCTTAAAATGACAGCTCAATCTCCGCTGCCTGATATGCTTCCGGGGCAATTCGCCGAATTATTAATTGACGGTTCACAAAAAACTTTTTTGCGTCGCCCTATCTCTGTTAATTTCTTAGATAGAAAACGTAATGAAGTGTGGTTTTTAATCCAGATTGTGGGAGATGGAACGAAACATCTTGCGGAGGTTACGCCAGGCAATAAGGTGAATGTTATACTTCCATTAGGCAACAGTTTTACTATGCCGCTAAAGCCTTCGGACAAACTTTTATTAGTGGGTGGAGGCGTTGGTACTGCTCCTATGCTTTATCTGGGAGAGCAATTAGCTGCCAACGGCAGTAAACCAACTTTTTTATTAGGTGCCAGAAGCGATAAAGATTTGCTGCAACTAGATAAATTTGCTGCTTATGGTACTGTTTATGCTACTACTGAAGATGGAAGTTACGGTGAAAAAGGGTATGTAACCCAACATTCTGTTTTAAACGAGAGAGAGTTTGAACAGATTTACACTTGTGGCCCAAAGCCTATGATGATGGCTGTTGCTAAATATGCAAAAAATAGAAATATAGCTTGTGAGGTTTCTCTTGAAAACACAATGGCATGTGGTATAGGTGTATGTCTTTGTTGTGTGGAGAACACGACTGAAGGGCATCTGTGTGTGTGTAAAGAAGGGCCCGTTTTTAATATCAATAAACTATTATGGCAAATTTAA
- a CDS encoding dihydroorotate dehydrogenase codes for MANLSVNIGELKMKNPVMTASGTFGYGEELVDFLDIERIGGIIVKGTTLHEREGNPYPRMAETPSGMLNAVGLQNKGVTYFAEHIYPRIKGFNTNVIVNVSGSTVDDYVKTAEIINELDNISAIELNISCPNVKEGGMAFGVTRSGASNVVKAVREVYKKTLIVKLSPNVTDITEIARSAEDSGADSVSLINTLLGMAIDAERRCPVLSTITGGLSGPAVKPIALRMVWQVANSVKIPVIGMGGIMDGKDAVEFLLAGASAIQIGTANFIDPTVAIKVEEYINSYLERHHFKSVTDIIGALEV; via the coding sequence ATGGCAAATTTAAGTGTAAATATAGGCGAATTAAAAATGAAAAACCCGGTGATGACTGCATCGGGAACTTTTGGGTACGGCGAAGAGCTTGTCGATTTTCTTGATATTGAGCGAATAGGCGGTATTATTGTAAAAGGTACTACTCTTCACGAGCGTGAAGGTAATCCTTATCCACGCATGGCAGAGACACCTTCGGGCATGTTAAATGCTGTGGGACTTCAGAATAAGGGGGTAACTTACTTTGCGGAACATATTTATCCTCGCATTAAGGGTTTTAATACAAATGTAATAGTGAATGTATCGGGTTCTACGGTAGATGATTATGTAAAAACTGCTGAAATTATTAATGAACTTGACAATATTTCTGCTATAGAGTTAAACATATCTTGTCCCAATGTAAAAGAGGGAGGTATGGCTTTTGGAGTGACAAGGTCAGGAGCATCAAATGTTGTTAAAGCTGTTCGTGAGGTTTACAAAAAGACACTTATCGTGAAACTTTCTCCGAATGTAACTGATATTACTGAAATAGCTCGTTCGGCAGAAGATAGTGGTGCAGATAGTGTATCACTAATCAATACTTTATTGGGAATGGCCATTGATGCAGAGCGTAGATGCCCTGTACTCTCTACTATTACTGGCGGATTATCGGGGCCTGCAGTGAAACCAATCGCTTTACGTATGGTTTGGCAAGTGGCTAATTCAGTAAAAATACCTGTCATAGGTATGGGGGGGATAATGGATGGTAAAGATGCGGTGGAATTTTTACTTGCCGGAGCATCTGCTATTCAAATTGGAACAGCAAACTTTATTGATCCTACGGTAGCTATAAAGGTAGAAGAATATATTAATAGTTATTTGGAGAGGCATCATTTTAAGTCTGTAACTGATATTATTGGTGCGCTTGAGGTATAG
- the trmD gene encoding tRNA (guanosine(37)-N1)-methyltransferase TrmD, with protein MRIDIITVLPEMIEGFFNCSIMKRAQNKRLAEIHLHNLRDYTEDKYRRVDDYPFGGFAGMVMKIEPIERCINSLKAEREYDEVIFTTPDGELFNQQMANSLSLTGNLIILCGHFKGIDYRIREHFITKEISIGDYVLTGGELAAAVMTDAIIRIIPGVISDEQSALSDSFQDNLLAAPVYTRPAEYNGWKVPDILLSGHEAKIKEWELQQSLERTKQLRPDLLED; from the coding sequence TAACAGTTCTTCCGGAGATGATTGAGGGTTTCTTCAATTGTTCCATTATGAAGCGTGCTCAAAATAAGAGACTTGCCGAAATTCATCTTCATAATCTTCGTGATTATACAGAAGATAAATATCGTCGCGTTGATGATTATCCTTTTGGAGGATTTGCGGGAATGGTTATGAAAATTGAACCTATTGAGCGTTGCATCAACTCCTTAAAAGCAGAACGTGAATATGATGAAGTTATATTCACGACTCCTGACGGTGAGCTATTTAACCAGCAAATGGCTAACTCGCTCTCTTTAACAGGTAATTTGATCATCCTATGCGGGCATTTTAAGGGAATAGATTATCGTATCCGTGAGCATTTTATAACAAAAGAAATTAGCATTGGCGACTATGTTTTGACTGGTGGTGAGCTCGCTGCCGCTGTGATGACAGATGCAATAATAAGAATAATTCCAGGCGTTATATCCGATGAGCAATCAGCTCTTTCAGACTCTTTTCAAGACAACCTACTTGCTGCACCTGTTTATACCCGTCCGGCAGAATATAACGGATGGAAGGTACCTGATATTCTTCTCTCAGGGCATGAAGCTAAAATTAAAGAATGGGAGTTGCAACAATCTTTAGAACGCACCAAACAACTTCGACCGGACTTGCTAGAAGATTAA